Within Capsicum annuum cultivar UCD-10X-F1 unplaced genomic scaffold, UCD10Xv1.1 ctg19465, whole genome shotgun sequence, the genomic segment ATGATAGGATTTGCTTTTGCTAGTGCATTCTGACCAGCATTCCTATAATCAAACGGGCAGTTGTGTTTGTCAGAATAATGATGAACTATGCAGAAAAGATCACCACATTTGCAACTGAACTCCGTTAATCCCACACGCTTACGACAAGTTGTGCACTTTTTCAAACCCTCTTTTGACTTCGCTTGTGAAATCTGAGTGGCTAAATCTACAGATGCAACCGCGGCACTTGGAAGAGCAAGTTCTGATTCATCGCTGTTTGAGCTTCTGCATACGACGTCTTTGCTGGATACAGCTATAAGCTTTGCATGTTCCTGCTTCAGTAGTATCATTTCCTTTTGACACTTGGAAA encodes:
- the LOC124890531 gene encoding zinc finger A20 and AN1 domain-containing stress-associated protein 8-like, producing MQSSKETAMMNMFSKCQKEMILLKQEHAKLIAVSSKDVVCRSSNSDESELALPSAAVASVDLATQISQAKSKEGLKKCTTCRKRVGLTEFSCKCGDLFCIVHHYSDKHNCPFDYRNAGQNALAKANPIIVVEKLHKI